A region of the Salvia splendens isolate huo1 chromosome 11, SspV2, whole genome shotgun sequence genome:
TTGAAGGTATTAAAGCACCAGGCAACCTTGCAGGGTCTGAGAGCCCATTTTTCGGCCAGTTGTCGCTTCTTATTGCATCTACTACTGGTTAGTCCATAACTgtgttatattattttttaaattacactgccctataaaaatgataatgcaTGTGTTTTTGAGTAgttatttgaatttttcattCTAGGGGATTATCGTTGATGTGTAAATTGTACAAATGTCATAGTATTTAGGTTTTGCGATTATTTCCTTTACTAATTAAAGTTGGAATAGAGATGACACCCGACAGCCCTTAGAGTTAATAAGATATAATCTCAGTCTAGTCACTCCATAAGCTTGTAAATGCATCTGTGAGTTTTGATTATTGCTTAATATGAGGTTGATTTTTGCCGACTATGTGTAGGAGAAATTGAAGGAGAAGGAAGAAACTTCTTCAACGGAGGCCCTTACCGAAACACTTCAGGCAATGCACAAGTCCGGATGGTTGAGTCTAACTGACACTGTTGAAGGCATGATCTTCCTTTATTTCAGTTCTGGCACATGCTATCTAAATGAAGTGTTCTCGGACACTGGAATTAACGGTCTCAAGTTGCATAAGATATGAATGTATTTTCTAGTGGTTTCTATTACCTACTTGGAAATATGTTCCGAAATATTCACAAAATCACCTAATTCGGCTTACCTATGGTTTGAACAAATAGATTATATGCATGGTTAATCAAGGAATAAAAGAAGATGGTGTTTTTATTATGGTTCGTAATGAGAGAGTTCTTTCTACAGGTTTAATTATTAGTTTTCTTGCAGATATGAAGGTGGCAGTGAAAAATAAAGTTCCTCTTGTAAGATCGTTGACATTCAGATGTGTTACATTCTGTATTAAAACAGTGACAAAGCAACCATACTTAAGGTTCACAAGGAACATGTTCCCATATGTATGGAGGTTAGTTAGTACCATAATGTGTTCTCTCAACtatacatatttattttttgatttttttaatcaattactTCTTGACACCTGATATTGATTATTTAATCAATAATATGTCTCATAATCATATTGTTTGAATTGAATAGCTCTGATGTAAATAACTTTATATCTTATTTATAGATTTTGCTTAGCTATATGTACATTGTTTCAAAAAGCATGAAATTCTTTTTGTGTTGAGCCACTATTCAAATTGTTTTATCATTGTATCATTAGAAACTTTTTGTGTTCTCTAAATTTATCTGCATGGATTATCAGTCCCTAATGATGGAACTCCTGATGTGAGGAATGCAGCATTCTCAGCTTTAGCGGCTATTTCCAAGGTAATTATTTCAAGATTTTCCATCTATATCTCATTACTTTTAAATTTCCAATTTAGCTGTTTTGACATCTATGTTATTTAGATGGTTGGTATGAGACCCTTGGAGAAGTCTCCAGAAAAATCTAGATGCTGTTTAGGGTTTGGCTTCTGATTTAGTTATATACTACTGGGTAACTGAATTATAGTTATATTTGAGGTTTTtttattggaaaatattttaaccTTTGTCATTTTACTCTCAGGTGTGGTTCAATCTTCTCGAGGAGTTATGACCACGTGGTAAATTTTCAAACgtaactatttttttctcattattGTGGAATGAGCTATTGCGAAGCACTACTATGATTTGACTATAATCTGAAATAAAGAAGAGATCATGAAATTTAGAATCACTTTCTATTATCTTCTGACATACCAATGGGATGAAATTCATTGGTATCTTAGGGCCTAACGTGTAACTTTGAAACCACATTCAATGTTCTTAAATGCTCATGATTTCTTTAGGCTGTGCAGTAGCCTTCGATATAGTTATTTATAAAATCTTTGATAATATGGAGAGCTTAGCCCTTTAATGAGATTGTGTCCGTGATTCCATATGCACTCTTCTCCTTATCCTCAAATTATTGCTGATGTAAGTTGTGCCAGATTGCAGTCTCTACGAGGTATGGTAGAATTCATGATTCATCTTTTTTTACAGGTTTCCTTTGAACTAGTAGAATGAATATGAAGAAACCACTTGGCGGATCTTTGCTGCAGCAACTTCATGTAATTCCTCATTGAAGTCTAATTTGGGATCTTTGCTGAGTGTTTCAGTTGCCCTTGAGTTGTTGAATTCTGTCACAGAAATGAATCTTTGTTGCATTATTCAGAGACTGGCAGAAGCTAGAGTTGTTGAACTCACCAATCTCTTATCAGCTTTTGGAGAAAAGACTTATGCCGGAATTGTAAGTGATGGACCTCATGGTATTCGATAATGACATTTTCTTAAAGCTCTAGATGTTATAGCAATGCGCTAATCATTTCATGCTAGTGGCATACGTGTAAAATTATTGTTGCTGAAGATAATCTCAATTAGTTAATTTACAATGTTTGGTTTGTGTACTTTTTTGCAGCCCGACAAGACGTCAGGAACGAATAAGGAACAGCTTCAAGCTATAGCTCCTGCACTGGATAAACTATGGAAACAAAAGGATGAGAAGACAAAAGAGTATTCTGATGTTCAATCTCAAATAAAGAAGATATCTGCAGGTAATTTCTCATTGAAGGCTAATTTAGGATCTTTGCTGAGTGTTTCAGTTGCCCACGAGTTGTTGCATTCTGACACAGAAATGAATCTTTTTTCCTGCAGAATATTTGGGATGTAAGTTGGTGAAAATGACGAAGAACGTGACAAAATTCTTCTCAATTGGATCAAGAGTACTTGGATGTGTACAAGAGGAAAGTTGACCTGACTGAAATCTTAGAGCCCACCTTCTTCAGACATTGGCAGATGCTAGAGTTGAACTCACCAATCTATTATCAGCTTTTGGAGAAAAGACATATGTCGGAATTGTAAGTGATGAACCTCATGGTGTTCGATAATGACATTTTCTTAAAGCTGTAAATGATATAGTAATGCGGCAATCAGTAAATTTTTTGTAGAATTATTTTTGCCGAAGAGTATCTCAGTTAGTAAAATTTACAATGTTTggtttatttacttttttgcaGCCTAGGAATAAACAAGGAACAGCTTGAACCTATAGCTCCTGCACTGGATAAACTATGGAAACAAAAGGATGAGAAGAGTTTTCTGATGTTCAATGTCAAATATAGAAGATAAACTACGGAGATTTCTGATGTGTCCAATCTATCCATGAAAAAGTTAGATGAGTTTAAACTCAGCTTCAAGGTCTTCAAAAGGAAAAGGTGACTACTTTTTTTCATGTTGAGTTTGTTAAATGCTTTCGGACTATCTCTCTAAAGTGTAAACATTGAACTGTTCTTGGCTTGACTTTCTTGGTTTTCTAAAGTGACTGGCTGCACAAGGTTATTGCCTTGTCACCACAGTTCCACAATCTTTGTGCTGTCCTTGGCATAGACTTCTTTACTACTATCACAGAAGTACATCCAAGCCTGAATGACGCCACTGGTGTTCAGTCAAAAAGCATCTGCAATGACACCCTACCTGGGCTGCCGAGACTGTTTTAGCACTAAAGGAAGACAAGAAGCAAAGATTGCAAAAGGTTGTTACTTTTGGATGATTTATGATTGTTACTTTTGGATGCAACttgtataaaattaattttcttattatttaaCGTATGCGACTCTCATTCTCTATTTAAAAAGCAActtgtataaaatgaattttcttATGATCGAGATCATTATATCttgcattttctatttttccgATTTGAGCAGGACAAGGTGCTCGAACCAGAAGAGCTTCTCTTAAGGCTGTGGGTTCTGTACCGACTGAGGAGAGTGTATCTGATGGTATGTGTACAGTGTAGTCATTGTTTTGCATTTGAACAATGTTTCTGGCCAATGTTGTGAACTCCCCACGTAGCCTAGGATTGAGGCAATTCAATACTGTCTCTTACTTTTGCAAAATCTGTCCACCCCCTGGCCTATCCCAATCCTCAATTAGGTTCTAGGTTTTGCTTGAACCTCAATTTTATGTGCAACACTGTTTCTGGCCCAACCTTCTTAAGCTTTTAAAATTGAAACTGGCTTTGTAAATGATACTGCTATTGTACCTTCATGTTTAGAGGCTTAGATCTATGGCTGACTTTTACAAGCCTAAGATAGCTTCCCTGTCAGCACCTCAGGAGATAGATGAGTATGATGACCTTGTCTGTCCAGTTGATACATTCAAGCCTTTGGAGAAGTCTGGATTTTGGGAAGGGGTGGTAAGTGTCCTATCTTTGTCATTACCTATaacaaatattcaaaaaataatttattgtagccttttattcatacattttgtgttttattttcaGAGAGCTTCAAAATGCTGTGAGAGGAAATGGCTGTTGC
Encoded here:
- the LOC121754507 gene encoding 65-kDa microtubule-associated protein 2-like, whose amino-acid sequence is MNMKKPLGGSLLQQLHRLAEARVVELTNLLSAFGEKTYAGIPDKTSGTNKEQLQAIAPALDKLWKQKDEKTKEYSDVQSQIKKISAEYLGCKLVKMTKNVTKFFSIGSRTLADARVELTNLLSAFGEKTYVGIVSDEPHGVR
- the LOC121755596 gene encoding protein MOR1-like — encoded protein: MTPLVFSQKASAMTPYLGCRDCFSTKGRQEAKIAKGQGARTRRASLKAVGSVPTEESVSDAPQEIDEYDDLVCPVDTFKPLEKSGFWEGVRASKCCERKWLLLN